The following coding sequences are from one Parabacteroides pacaensis window:
- a CDS encoding winged helix-turn-helix domain-containing protein — protein sequence MDAINENQHSNSKGIRKLESGNYEIGTLLFKVKMLCLYDVNGKEIELNYQQAKLLKMLLEDDDHFISKETAINIFWEDDKDVTKKSDLYDRFNTCVARLRKALSKDKDIELLCKTKKGYQLIVNNNPTEKENE from the coding sequence ATGGATGCTATCAATGAAAATCAACATTCTAATTCAAAGGGTATTAGAAAGTTAGAATCAGGAAATTATGAAATTGGGACATTACTTTTTAAAGTAAAGATGCTCTGTCTTTATGACGTTAACGGGAAAGAAATAGAACTGAATTATCAACAGGCTAAACTTTTAAAAATGCTTCTAGAGGATGATGATCATTTTATAAGCAAGGAAACGGCTATTAATATTTTTTGGGAGGACGATAAAGATGTAACAAAGAAGTCTGATCTTTATGATCGTTTCAATACATGTGTAGCCCGTTTAAGGAAAGCCCTTAGTAAAGACAAAGATATAGAACTGCTTTGTAAAACTAAAAAAGGCTATCAGTTAATTGTGAACAATAACCCTACTGAAAAGGAAAATGAGTAA
- a CDS encoding DUF5053 domain-containing protein, translated as MNTLQADLKKMNRLSGKDLDNFLQEIKTKYTSVEDKKIITDFLISELSEIKSDIASIDKELTIKEQLKDISEVVSLSYIAKRYFGKSRAWLYQRINGNKVRGKVYKLSPEEINTLNAALKEIGNKIGSLSIQC; from the coding sequence ATGAATACTTTACAAGCTGATTTAAAAAAAATGAACAGATTATCCGGAAAAGATTTGGATAATTTTTTACAAGAAATAAAAACGAAGTATACCTCGGTTGAAGATAAGAAAATTATTACAGATTTTCTAATTAGTGAACTTTCTGAAATAAAATCAGATATTGCTTCCATTGATAAAGAACTTACCATAAAAGAACAACTTAAAGATATTTCGGAAGTCGTATCACTTTCTTATATTGCGAAAAGATATTTTGGAAAAAGTAGAGCTTGGCTATACCAACGTATTAATGGAAATAAAGTGAGGGGAAAAGTATATAAGTTAAGCCCGGAAGAAATTAATACTTTAAACGCAGCATTAAAGGAAATTGGAAACAAAATCGGTTCGCTATCTATCCAATGTTGA
- a CDS encoding acyltransferase: protein MDEIQQLEFKITQVEARLYTWKRKVRILEIDSNIDERETDKMLDEISELKKRIEKLKKK from the coding sequence ATGGATGAAATTCAACAGTTAGAATTTAAAATTACACAAGTAGAAGCTCGACTTTATACTTGGAAACGTAAAGTGAGAATTCTTGAAATTGATTCTAACATAGATGAGAGGGAAACTGATAAAATGTTAGATGAAATTTCAGAATTAAAAAAGCGAATTGAGAAGCTAAAGAAAAAATAA
- a CDS encoding helix-turn-helix domain-containing protein has translation MIREAIKNRMKELNITQVQLADELGVNRSSLTAQLNGSRPIPFKTLEAICKYLKLELKPI, from the coding sequence ATGATACGTGAGGCAATAAAGAATAGAATGAAGGAATTAAATATTACTCAAGTTCAATTGGCTGATGAACTTGGGGTAAACCGTTCCAGTTTGACAGCCCAGCTTAATGGAAGCAGACCTATTCCTTTCAAGACATTGGAAGCAATTTGCAAATATCTTAAACTCGAATTAAAACCAATATAG
- a CDS encoding tyrosine-type recombinase/integrase, protein MNIFSIIRSLFKENDSGSTELIPFIRFWLAHSKRDNTYKSRYYNLCNKLSNFEKHLSITLYTDSFSENMTESFIYYLQNNYKKKLLQNTIKKLISQLATMIGRAEKSGYKVNWGISEIRLKEDYIETVALTLDELDRINHLKLSKESSAIRDRFLIGCYTAQRISDYRRIKANDINNGILTIKQIKTGIVVKIPVHPILYEILERNGGEFPNLSSHQAINKTIKRICKKAGIIDIIPVERTRAGKIERLKFKKYEMISSHTARRTGATLMLLAGIPVAKIMKITGHTTELSFFQYIRIDKTKNAKELSEHPFFR, encoded by the coding sequence ATGAATATATTTTCAATAATCAGATCACTTTTCAAAGAAAATGATTCTGGATCCACTGAACTCATACCATTTATTCGGTTTTGGTTGGCTCATTCCAAACGGGACAATACTTACAAATCCCGTTATTATAACTTATGTAACAAATTATCCAATTTTGAAAAACACTTAAGTATAACCTTATACACAGACAGTTTTTCTGAAAACATGACCGAATCTTTCATTTATTATCTCCAAAATAATTACAAAAAGAAATTACTTCAGAATACTATAAAAAAGCTGATTAGCCAACTGGCCACAATGATAGGCCGGGCTGAAAAAAGTGGATATAAGGTGAACTGGGGAATCAGTGAGATACGATTAAAAGAAGACTATATCGAAACAGTAGCCCTAACTTTAGATGAGTTGGATAGAATTAACCATCTAAAGTTAAGTAAGGAATCTTCTGCTATTAGGGATAGATTTTTGATAGGCTGTTATACAGCCCAAAGAATCTCGGATTATAGAAGAATAAAGGCTAACGACATCAATAATGGAATACTCACAATAAAACAGATAAAAACGGGTATCGTAGTAAAAATCCCTGTTCATCCGATACTTTATGAAATCTTAGAAAGAAATGGTGGTGAATTTCCGAATTTATCATCCCATCAAGCCATAAACAAGACGATCAAAAGAATCTGCAAAAAGGCCGGAATCATCGACATAATACCTGTTGAAAGAACCAGAGCCGGCAAAATAGAAAGACTAAAGTTCAAGAAATATGAGATGATAAGTTCTCATACGGCCCGGAGAACTGGAGCTACCCTAATGCTTTTGGCTGGCATTCCGGTAGCTAAAATAATGAAAATCACAGGTCATACCACCGAGTTATCTTTTTTTCAATATATCCGTATTGATAAAACGAAAAATGCCAAAGAATTATCCGAGCATCCATTTTTTCGGTAA
- a CDS encoding N-acetylmuramoyl-L-alanine amidase, whose amino-acid sequence MKVLIDNGHGENTSGKRSPDGKLREYAYCREIADRVVVELRKQGIEAERIVKEEIDVPLSERCRRANELYHDAGRQVVLVSIHCNAAGSGKEWMDAHGWSVFVSNNASYNSRKLASCLAQAADKIGVTVRRPAPGQDFWVQNLAICRDTLCPAVLVENFFQDNREDVDFLLSEEGKKCVTGIMVEGIINYIGV is encoded by the coding sequence ATGAAAGTATTGATTGACAATGGTCACGGAGAGAACACATCGGGGAAACGTTCACCCGATGGAAAATTACGAGAATACGCCTACTGTCGGGAGATAGCCGACCGGGTGGTAGTGGAGTTAAGGAAGCAAGGCATTGAGGCTGAACGGATAGTGAAGGAAGAGATTGATGTTCCTTTATCAGAAAGATGCCGGCGAGCAAACGAATTATATCACGATGCAGGTCGGCAAGTAGTCTTAGTATCGATTCATTGCAATGCAGCTGGATCCGGAAAAGAATGGATGGATGCTCACGGTTGGAGTGTGTTTGTGTCGAATAACGCTTCTTATAATAGCCGAAAGCTGGCTAGTTGTTTGGCGCAAGCTGCCGACAAAATAGGAGTGACCGTGCGCCGACCTGCACCCGGTCAGGACTTCTGGGTTCAGAATCTGGCAATCTGCCGAGACACGCTCTGTCCGGCGGTTCTGGTGGAGAACTTCTTTCAAGACAACCGGGAAGACGTTGACTTTTTGTTGTCGGAAGAAGGCAAAAAGTGCGTAACAGGTATTATGGTAGAAGGAATTATTAATTATATAGGAGTATAG
- a CDS encoding phage holin family protein: MRMFEGIYEMLILTIFEFFVVLIAMGWDFCSGYYKAKLRHEERNSYGLRRTVSKFILYAGSMCIASGIDSICYVCRFWEFIHLSPLSRVPVVTSIISVFILVTEVRSIWEKADAKQRRQANKTAQLVSKVLTKDILTDVLANAIKKVQEEKK; encoded by the coding sequence ATGAGGATGTTTGAAGGGATCTATGAGATGTTGATACTAACCATCTTTGAGTTTTTCGTTGTGCTCATAGCAATGGGCTGGGATTTTTGTTCAGGGTATTATAAAGCTAAACTACGGCATGAAGAACGTAACTCTTATGGCCTTCGTAGGACGGTAAGTAAGTTTATTCTCTATGCCGGTAGCATGTGTATAGCTTCGGGAATTGATTCCATCTGTTATGTATGCAGGTTTTGGGAGTTTATTCACCTGTCACCCTTAAGCCGGGTGCCGGTCGTGACTTCTATCATATCCGTATTTATTCTTGTAACGGAAGTTCGTTCCATCTGGGAGAAGGCGGATGCCAAACAGCGAAGACAAGCCAATAAGACAGCGCAGCTTGTAAGTAAGGTTCTAACAAAAGATATATTGACAGATGTTTTGGCGAATGCCATTAAAAAAGTACAGGAGGAAAAGAAATGA